From the genome of Leptospiraceae bacterium, one region includes:
- the recD gene encoding exodeoxyribonuclease V subunit alpha: MTITLEKKRFFLNYITLYESIRDDIIEYLNVSEKDKESIENLVFYLLWSLEKGNLSISLKSDYNEAFKELELSKDHPLSLKNDYEVFKNYINKDNFKNLFHIHNNYLFFKKHFDALQTLKKRISKIKQKKPKKLDQNQIEIINGYFSQLFDSTQLFHSTQGKPDEIQLLAILLSVYQDFLVISGGPGTGKTFIASHIIGLHLKLGYEPHQIAIAAPTGRASSRLKESIDENLKSIFINESSNIELIQQFTIHRLLKFYPKKNEFQYHSKNRLPYRFVLVDEASMIDIFLIEKLFLALPEENFKIIFLGDKNQLPSVLEGNVLEDLIYKGKDKSKFFDQIFKKDIQKLNFMSSGKTDFYKNLENYQGKSSLPFFVELKKSYRSKPDIKEIADYVIEGNKQHFEEKLNRFKVKHQEIKNAIKNPENVSSSILWMEPENKEEVFSVIEAFVNNKYQKLQEELQNIQNKEKEEWKVNQSEIRKVYDEIQKNKILVPTKVGELGTQAIRQYIIEKVFNLENLKPGFPILITSNDYFNQLFNGDIGIILQDKKKNFYACFERKGEFLFYSLLSLNEYEISFAMTIHKSQGSEYEEVLLILPDIDEKSKNLASLMDRKIIYTAITRAKNRLYIISKKETLEFVLKQSNERITGIDLWEDEI; encoded by the coding sequence ATGACAATCACATTGGAAAAAAAAAGATTCTTTTTGAACTACATAACATTATATGAGTCCATTAGGGATGATATAATTGAATATTTAAATGTTTCTGAAAAAGATAAAGAAAGCATAGAAAACCTTGTCTTCTATTTGCTTTGGTCCTTAGAAAAAGGAAATCTGAGTATTTCTCTTAAGTCTGACTATAATGAAGCTTTCAAAGAATTGGAATTATCTAAAGATCATCCTCTGAGTCTAAAGAATGACTATGAAGTGTTTAAAAATTACATAAACAAAGATAATTTCAAAAATCTATTTCACATTCATAATAACTATTTGTTTTTCAAGAAGCATTTTGATGCCCTTCAAACCCTAAAAAAACGAATAAGCAAAATAAAACAAAAAAAGCCTAAAAAGTTAGATCAAAATCAAATCGAGATTATCAATGGCTATTTCTCTCAGCTATTTGACTCAACACAGCTATTTCACTCAACACAAGGAAAACCGGATGAGATACAACTTTTGGCAATCCTTCTGAGCGTGTATCAGGATTTTTTGGTAATTTCAGGTGGTCCTGGAACGGGCAAAACTTTTATTGCTTCTCATATCATCGGGCTACACTTAAAGTTGGGTTATGAACCACATCAGATTGCCATCGCAGCTCCAACGGGTAGAGCATCTTCCCGACTAAAGGAAAGTATTGATGAAAACCTAAAAAGCATATTTATAAATGAGAGTTCTAATATTGAGTTAATCCAGCAATTTACGATTCATCGGTTGTTGAAGTTTTATCCCAAAAAAAACGAATTCCAGTATCATTCAAAAAATCGGCTGCCTTATCGTTTTGTGCTTGTGGATGAGGCTTCAATGATTGATATTTTCTTGATTGAGAAGCTCTTCTTGGCACTCCCTGAAGAAAATTTTAAAATCATTTTTTTGGGGGATAAAAATCAACTTCCATCGGTTTTAGAAGGCAATGTCTTAGAAGATTTGATCTACAAAGGAAAAGATAAGTCAAAATTTTTTGATCAAATCTTTAAAAAGGACATACAAAAACTAAACTTTATGAGCTCAGGCAAGACGGATTTCTACAAAAATTTAGAGAACTACCAAGGAAAAAGTTCTCTTCCCTTTTTCGTGGAACTAAAAAAATCATATCGTAGCAAACCAGACATCAAAGAAATAGCAGACTATGTGATTGAAGGAAATAAACAACATTTCGAAGAAAAATTAAATCGCTTTAAAGTCAAACATCAAGAAATCAAAAATGCCATAAAAAATCCCGAAAATGTCAGCTCTTCCATTCTTTGGATGGAACCAGAGAATAAAGAAGAAGTCTTTAGTGTGATTGAAGCATTTGTTAACAACAAATATCAAAAACTTCAGGAAGAATTACAAAATATTCAAAACAAAGAAAAGGAAGAGTGGAAAGTAAATCAAAGTGAAATCAGAAAAGTATATGATGAAATCCAAAAAAACAAAATCTTAGTTCCTACGAAGGTGGGAGAACTCGGAACCCAAGCAATTCGACAATATATCATTGAAAAAGTATTTAACTTGGAGAATTTAAAACCAGGCTTTCCTATTCTGATTACCTCAAATGATTACTTTAATCAACTATTCAATGGAGACATTGGAATCATTTTGCAAGATAAGAAGAAAAACTTCTATGCCTGCTTTGAACGGAAGGGAGAGTTTTTGTTTTATTCTTTGCTTTCTTTGAATGAGTATGAAATTTCTTTTGCGATGACCATCCATAAAAGTCAAGGAAGCGAATACGAAGAAGTGTTATTGATTCTTCCAGATATCGATGAAAAAAGCAAGAACTTGGCTTCTCTGATGGATAGAAAAATCATTTATACTGCCATCACAAGAGCAAAAAACAGACTCTATATCATTAGCAAAAAAGAAACTTTAGAATTTGTTCTGAAGCAATCGAACGAACGTATCACTGGAATCGACTTGTGGGAGGATGAGATTTAG